A genomic segment from uncultured Marinifilum sp. encodes:
- a CDS encoding M1 family aminopeptidase has product MKTQQILFVLLCLFVSSCNKPYKAIPVEAGVAKTLAEYRKANISNLEYNLSFDIPDNKKQTILGSNKISFDLLSVDQDLQIDFREDAKLINKVICNGKNSAYQHESEHLIIPKGELIKGKNLIEIEFIAGNTSLNRNDDFLYTLFVPDRARTAFPCFDQPDLKAVFQLSLIVPVKWKAMANGKLNSKNNRGKKSLYKFAKTKPLPTYLFSFVAGKFETITRERNGHKHSMYHRETDKEKLANNTDEIFRLLFESLDWLEEYTQVPYPFAKYDIVVIPSFQYGGMEHTGATLYNASKMFLDKDATKNSLLSRANLIAHETSHMWFGDLVTMKWFDQVWLKEVFANFLADKITNPSFPDMNHKLKFEMAHFPSSYSVDRTSGSNPINQVLPNLKDAGTVYGSIIYHKSPIVMDMLEKITGEKALQKGLQSYLKEYAYGNASWEDLISILDKTSPIKLKQWSKVWVDKAGRAQITTEISEENKKIAELKITQTDTKGNAGKWNQDLNIILGYTDKIVNLPAKFNQSQITVPDAKGMPIPEYIIPNGKGNAYGFFKLDTKTKHFFLNKIHKIEDDLARGIAWINLYENLREGFVNGEEFVLAIENQLSKEKNNLIMERMLSYLKSAYWLDLNKKERLKLGAHLEESLWIQLSQEKDMGRKSSLYSSFSNIAESKTKLNQLYKVWKEEIAIGGFSLSETKATSLAANLAIKIPEKAKEIVSTQLDRIKNPDRKKKMEFVAPALSANRQVRMDFFESLKKAENREIERWVLDALGYLNHPLREEDALVYLPQQLELLQEIQVTGDIFFPYNWLSASYSGHQSKKAGDITRKFLEEHPNYPENLKLKILQAADFVLKK; this is encoded by the coding sequence ATGAAAACACAACAAATACTATTTGTACTTTTATGCCTGTTTGTTTCTTCATGTAATAAGCCTTACAAAGCAATACCTGTAGAAGCTGGCGTAGCCAAAACTTTGGCCGAATACCGAAAAGCGAATATATCAAACCTTGAATATAATTTAAGTTTTGATATTCCAGATAACAAAAAACAAACCATTTTAGGAAGCAACAAAATTAGTTTTGACTTGTTATCGGTTGATCAGGATTTACAGATTGATTTTAGAGAAGATGCCAAGCTAATTAATAAGGTAATTTGCAATGGGAAGAACTCTGCTTACCAACACGAATCGGAACACCTTATTATCCCGAAAGGAGAATTAATAAAAGGAAAAAACTTAATAGAAATTGAATTTATAGCTGGAAATACTTCTCTTAACAGAAATGACGACTTTTTATATACTTTATTTGTACCAGACAGAGCCAGAACTGCTTTCCCTTGCTTCGACCAGCCAGACTTGAAAGCTGTTTTTCAATTAAGTTTAATTGTACCTGTTAAATGGAAGGCTATGGCAAATGGCAAACTAAACTCGAAAAATAATAGAGGTAAAAAAAGCCTTTATAAATTTGCTAAAACCAAGCCTCTTCCAACTTATCTATTCTCCTTTGTTGCGGGAAAATTCGAAACCATAACACGGGAACGAAATGGGCACAAACACAGCATGTATCATCGCGAAACAGATAAAGAAAAACTGGCGAATAATACCGATGAAATTTTCCGTTTGCTTTTTGAATCGTTGGATTGGCTTGAAGAGTACACTCAAGTTCCTTATCCTTTTGCAAAATATGATATTGTTGTAATTCCATCCTTCCAATACGGAGGAATGGAACACACTGGAGCTACCTTATACAATGCATCAAAAATGTTTTTAGATAAAGATGCTACAAAAAACAGTCTGTTGAGTCGTGCCAACCTTATTGCCCACGAAACATCTCACATGTGGTTTGGCGATTTGGTAACTATGAAGTGGTTCGATCAGGTTTGGCTTAAAGAAGTTTTTGCCAACTTTTTAGCCGATAAAATTACCAATCCTAGCTTTCCGGATATGAACCATAAGTTAAAATTTGAGATGGCCCATTTTCCAAGTTCGTATTCGGTTGATCGCACCAGTGGCTCAAATCCAATTAATCAGGTTTTACCAAATTTAAAAGATGCCGGAACTGTTTACGGAAGCATTATTTATCACAAATCGCCTATTGTTATGGATATGTTAGAAAAAATAACTGGCGAAAAAGCTTTACAGAAAGGCTTGCAAAGCTATTTGAAAGAATACGCTTACGGTAATGCCAGCTGGGAAGATTTAATCTCTATTCTTGACAAAACAAGCCCAATTAAGCTAAAACAATGGAGTAAAGTTTGGGTAGATAAAGCTGGAAGAGCACAAATTACCACCGAAATTAGTGAAGAAAATAAGAAAATAGCTGAACTAAAGATTACTCAAACCGATACCAAAGGGAATGCTGGCAAGTGGAATCAGGACTTAAATATAATTTTAGGATATACTGATAAAATAGTAAACTTACCTGCAAAATTCAATCAATCACAAATAACGGTTCCCGATGCAAAAGGAATGCCCATACCTGAATATATTATTCCAAATGGAAAAGGAAATGCTTATGGTTTCTTTAAACTAGACACAAAAACAAAGCATTTTTTCTTAAATAAGATTCACAAAATTGAAGATGATCTGGCAAGAGGAATTGCGTGGATTAATCTTTATGAAAATCTTCGCGAAGGATTTGTTAATGGAGAAGAATTTGTTCTTGCCATAGAAAATCAACTTTCGAAAGAAAAGAATAATCTTATTATGGAACGCATGCTTTCTTATTTAAAATCGGCCTACTGGTTAGATTTAAACAAAAAAGAAAGACTAAAACTTGGAGCGCATCTAGAAGAAAGTCTTTGGATACAGTTAAGCCAGGAAAAAGACATGGGAAGAAAGTCGAGTTTGTATTCAAGCTTTAGCAATATAGCCGAAAGTAAAACCAAATTAAATCAGCTTTACAAAGTCTGGAAAGAAGAAATTGCCATTGGTGGATTTTCCTTATCAGAAACTAAAGCTACTTCTTTAGCAGCAAATCTGGCAATTAAAATACCTGAGAAGGCCAAAGAAATTGTAAGTACACAATTAGATCGGATTAAAAATCCGGATCGTAAAAAGAAAATGGAATTTGTGGCTCCTGCCTTATCTGCCAACAGGCAGGTTAGAATGGATTTTTTCGAAAGTTTAAAAAAGGCTGAAAACCGCGAAATTGAACGCTGGGTACTAGATGCCTTAGGATATTTAAATCATCCTTTAAGAGAAGAAGATGCTTTAGTTTACCTTCCGCAGCAATTAGAACTACTGCAAGAAATTCAGGTTACTGGTGATATCTTTTTTCCTTATAATTGGCTAAGTGCTTCTTACAGCGGACATCAATCGAAAAAAGCAGGAGATATTACTCGTAAATTTCTAGAAGAACATCCAAACTATCCTGAGAATTTAAAATTAAAGATATTACAAGCCGCAGATTTTGTATTAAAAAAATAA
- a CDS encoding IMP dehydrogenase, whose amino-acid sequence MAKIINEVSRTFNEYLIIPGLTTVDCTPDKVDLTTPLVRYKKGQSSKINLKTPFVSAIMQSVSDDGMAIALAKEGGVSFIFGSQSIEQQAGMVKRVKKHKAGFVQSRANITPDETLRDILNLKEKTGFSTIGVTADGSPNGKFLGIITGRDYRINKDSLDKKVKDIMRPLPELAVGELGISLTDANDIIWDHKLNTLPIIDKNQNLKYFVFRKDYDNHKVNHNELLDDQKRLIVGAGINTRDYEERVPALVDAGVDVLCLDSSDGFSEWQKNSIKWIKDNYQDKVAVGAGNVVDRDGFLYLAEAGADFIKVGVGGGSICITREQKGIGRGQATAIIEVAQARDEYYEKTGQYIPICSDGGIVQDYHMTLALSMGADFLMMGRYFARFDESPTRKLLIGSNYVKEYWGEGSNRARNWQRYDMGGNNSLKFEEGVDSYVPYAGKLKDNLDITTGKIKSTMCSCGVTTITELQAEAKITLVSSTSIIEGGAHDVIVKDTKS is encoded by the coding sequence ATGGCTAAAATTATTAATGAGGTTTCAAGAACATTTAACGAGTATTTAATTATACCAGGATTAACTACTGTCGATTGTACTCCAGACAAGGTAGATTTAACAACTCCTTTGGTTCGATATAAGAAAGGGCAAAGCTCAAAAATTAATTTGAAAACTCCTTTTGTGTCAGCTATTATGCAATCGGTATCCGACGATGGAATGGCTATTGCTTTGGCTAAAGAAGGAGGTGTTTCATTTATTTTTGGATCTCAATCTATTGAGCAGCAAGCTGGAATGGTAAAAAGAGTGAAGAAACATAAAGCAGGATTTGTGCAAAGTCGTGCTAACATCACTCCCGATGAAACTTTACGTGATATTTTAAACTTGAAAGAAAAAACCGGATTTTCTACAATTGGAGTAACTGCCGATGGAAGTCCTAATGGTAAATTTCTTGGAATTATTACCGGGCGCGATTATCGAATTAACAAAGATAGTCTGGATAAAAAAGTTAAAGATATAATGAGACCATTGCCTGAGTTGGCAGTAGGGGAGCTTGGAATATCATTAACCGATGCCAATGATATTATTTGGGATCATAAGTTAAATACACTTCCAATTATCGATAAAAATCAGAACTTAAAATATTTTGTATTCCGTAAGGATTACGATAACCACAAAGTGAATCACAACGAATTGCTCGACGATCAGAAAAGACTAATTGTGGGCGCTGGAATTAATACTCGTGATTACGAAGAGCGTGTACCTGCTTTGGTTGATGCTGGTGTTGATGTATTGTGTTTGGATTCATCTGATGGTTTTTCTGAATGGCAAAAAAATTCTATTAAATGGATTAAAGATAATTATCAGGATAAAGTAGCAGTAGGTGCTGGTAATGTAGTCGATAGAGATGGTTTCTTATACTTAGCCGAAGCTGGCGCCGATTTTATTAAAGTTGGTGTAGGTGGCGGATCAATTTGTATTACAAGAGAGCAAAAAGGTATTGGTAGAGGACAGGCAACGGCAATTATTGAGGTGGCACAGGCTCGTGATGAGTATTATGAAAAAACAGGACAGTACATCCCAATTTGTTCTGATGGTGGTATTGTTCAGGATTATCACATGACTCTTGCCTTATCAATGGGAGCTGATTTTTTGATGATGGGAAGATATTTTGCACGTTTTGATGAGAGCCCTACAAGAAAACTTTTAATTGGTAGTAATTACGTAAAAGAATATTGGGGCGAAGGCTCCAACAGAGCTAGAAACTGGCAACGATATGATATGGGGGGTAACAACAGCCTTAAATTTGAAGAGGGTGTTGATAGTTATGTTCCTTATGCAGGTAAGTTAAAAGACAATTTGGACATTACAACTGGTAAAATTAAATCGACCATGTGTAGCTGTGGAGTAACTACCATTACAGAGTTGCAAGCCGAAGCAAAAATTACTTTAGTTTCATCTACAAGTATTATCGAAGGTGGAGCTCATGATGTAATTGTGAAAGATACTAAGAGCTAA
- a CDS encoding slipin family protein: MNLTLIILTGLTVFFFSGIRIIFEYKRALKFRFGKYIKILNPGFRWVIPIIETVNIVDIRVITINIDSQEVMTEDNVPCSIDGVVFFKIDDPEKAVLEVEEYKFAIMQLAQAALRDVCGKVELDTILSKREEMGKNIKSIVEKETMEWGIVIIDVKIKDIQLPENMRRMMANQAEAERSRRARVILALAEEEAAQNLLSAGKLIDKSPSAIKLRLYQTLANIASEKNSTILFPFPEEVLPRNTKEAESD, encoded by the coding sequence ATGAATCTTACGCTAATTATTTTAACTGGACTTACAGTATTTTTCTTTTCAGGCATACGTATTATCTTCGAATACAAACGTGCCTTAAAATTCCGCTTTGGTAAATACATTAAAATCCTAAATCCCGGATTTCGCTGGGTTATTCCGATAATCGAAACCGTTAATATTGTCGATATTCGAGTCATTACTATTAATATAGATTCACAGGAAGTAATGACAGAAGACAATGTTCCCTGTAGCATTGACGGGGTAGTTTTCTTCAAAATTGATGATCCGGAAAAAGCTGTTTTGGAGGTAGAAGAATACAAGTTTGCAATTATGCAATTGGCACAAGCTGCTTTGCGCGATGTATGTGGTAAAGTAGAACTGGATACCATTTTATCGAAACGTGAAGAAATGGGAAAAAATATCAAATCTATTGTTGAAAAAGAAACCATGGAATGGGGAATTGTAATAATCGATGTAAAGATTAAAGATATTCAGTTGCCAGAAAACATGCGCAGAATGATGGCCAATCAGGCAGAAGCTGAGCGTTCAAGAAGAGCCCGTGTAATTTTAGCCTTAGCTGAAGAAGAAGCCGCACAGAATCTATTATCGGCTGGTAAACTAATTGACAAATCGCCTTCTGCCATAAAATTAAGGCTGTATCAAACCCTTGCCAATATTGCTTCAGAGAAAAACTCTACCATTTTGTTTCCATTCCCAGAAGAGGTATTGCCACGAAATACTAAGGAAGCAGAAAGCGATTAA
- a CDS encoding glycoside hydrolase family 13 protein produces MKRLVISLLSILLFANLGFSAKYKIDHLEPSFWWAGMQNPNLQLLVHGNNISDLKPELNCEGVTIEKVSRLENSNYLFIDLHIEKEVKAGSFDILFKKGKRTELKYSYQLKARREGAANRVSFTPADVMYLITPDRFVNGNTKNDNVNGQLEQANRSNSNGRHGGDIQGMINSLDYISDMGFTAIWVNPLLENNQAEYSYHGYSTTDYYQIDPRYGSNEEYQKLSRLAKEKGIGLIMDVILNHCGSEHWWMKDLPSKDWINNKGEFTSCSHKRTTVQDKYASKADLKQFADAWFVKTMPDLNQRNEFMSTYLIQNAIWWIEYADLYGIRVDTYPYSDAGFLTEWSKSILNEYPNFNIVGEEWSTNPAIVSYWQKGKVNHDGYLSYLPSLMDFPLQNALVEALTKKETWGTGWIKLYEMLANDFLYADPGNLVIFPDNHDMARIFDQVNRDYALYKMAIAYTLTTRGIPQIYYGTEILAKSDAGGDHGLLRSDFPGGWEGDKVNAFTGKGLSKQEKEAQLFIKKLLNWRKNNETIHKGKVMHYAPLDGVYSYFRYTEKGMVMVILNKNTQPIQLQTQRFHEMLAGKTVAKDIVLDQSFKLKEFIEVPAQSALILEIN; encoded by the coding sequence ATGAAAAGATTAGTAATATCATTATTGAGTATTTTGTTGTTTGCCAATTTGGGGTTCTCGGCAAAGTATAAAATAGACCATCTGGAGCCTTCATTTTGGTGGGCTGGAATGCAGAATCCGAATCTTCAATTGCTAGTTCATGGTAATAATATTTCAGATTTAAAGCCAGAATTGAATTGCGAGGGAGTTACAATTGAAAAAGTAAGTAGGTTAGAAAATTCCAATTATCTGTTTATTGATTTGCACATCGAAAAAGAGGTGAAAGCAGGGAGTTTTGATATCCTGTTTAAGAAGGGAAAGAGAACCGAGCTTAAGTATTCGTATCAGCTTAAGGCTAGAAGAGAAGGGGCGGCGAATCGCGTAAGCTTTACTCCTGCTGATGTAATGTACCTGATTACACCTGATAGATTCGTAAATGGAAATACTAAAAACGATAATGTTAATGGGCAGTTGGAGCAGGCTAACAGAAGTAATTCCAATGGACGTCATGGAGGTGATATTCAGGGAATGATTAATAGCCTTGATTATATCTCAGACATGGGATTTACAGCTATTTGGGTAAATCCTCTTTTAGAGAATAATCAGGCTGAATATTCCTATCACGGATATTCAACTACCGATTATTATCAGATTGATCCGCGATACGGAAGCAATGAAGAATACCAAAAGCTATCTCGTTTAGCGAAAGAGAAAGGTATTGGTCTGATTATGGATGTTATTTTAAATCATTGTGGATCGGAGCATTGGTGGATGAAAGATTTGCCTTCGAAAGACTGGATTAATAATAAGGGTGAGTTTACCAGCTGTTCACATAAAAGAACTACCGTGCAGGACAAATATGCATCTAAAGCCGATTTGAAACAGTTTGCCGATGCTTGGTTTGTGAAAACCATGCCCGATTTAAATCAGCGAAATGAGTTCATGTCAACCTATTTAATCCAAAATGCAATTTGGTGGATTGAGTATGCCGATTTATACGGAATTAGAGTGGATACTTATCCATATTCGGATGCAGGTTTTTTAACAGAATGGTCGAAAAGTATATTAAACGAATATCCTAATTTTAATATTGTTGGAGAAGAGTGGAGCACTAATCCTGCCATTGTTTCTTATTGGCAAAAAGGGAAAGTAAATCATGATGGATACTTATCGTACTTGCCAAGTTTAATGGATTTTCCTTTGCAAAATGCTTTGGTTGAAGCATTAACCAAAAAGGAGACTTGGGGAACTGGCTGGATAAAGCTATATGAAATGTTGGCTAATGATTTCTTGTATGCCGACCCTGGTAATTTGGTAATTTTTCCGGACAATCATGATATGGCTCGAATTTTTGATCAGGTAAACAGAGATTATGCTCTTTATAAAATGGCAATTGCGTATACGCTTACTACTCGTGGAATTCCTCAAATTTACTATGGTACAGAGATTCTTGCTAAAAGTGATGCTGGAGGAGATCATGGTTTGTTGCGTAGCGATTTCCCTGGCGGTTGGGAAGGAGATAAGGTGAATGCATTTACTGGTAAAGGATTAAGTAAGCAAGAGAAAGAAGCTCAGTTATTTATAAAGAAATTGTTGAATTGGAGGAAGAATAACGAGACTATTCACAAGGGAAAAGTAATGCACTATGCTCCCCTTGATGGTGTTTACTCGTATTTTAGATATACTGAAAAGGGGATGGTAATGGTCATTTTGAATAAGAATACACAACCTATTCAGTTACAAACTCAGAGATTTCATGAAATGCTTGCTGGTAAAACAGTAGCTAAAGATATTGTTTTAGATCAATCATTCAAACTGAAAGAGTTCATAGAAGTTCCGGCACAATCAGCTTTAATTTTAGAGATAAATTAG
- a CDS encoding sensor histidine kinase — MFFTIKNKNMQIIASDKSRLAKIINNKWVQHLSYWTFYLLFFMLTWGSYDMNFRKTMMVELISLPAKIVLVYWIIYYLFPVFLYKQYVWKFILFFGLSLFIVAVIGRFLDNYIILKYYHIQFKILPVFDFIQIIRNMINLGTVLAIPFIIKLIEYVNHVQQNEQLLQREKLKAELSFLKNQIQPHFLFNTLNSLYSLILKKSDQSLDVILKLSELLRYMLYETNSTQVDLQKEINSIKSYMELEKIRYGERIELSLNIWGNIGTNKIAPLIILPFIENSFKHSTKGFNGQAWITIDIGIKENLLKLNIENSLPISSSDQKSIVGGIGLQNVKRRLSLIYPEKHDLKVDVNEESYCVHLNLELQ; from the coding sequence ATGTTTTTTACGATTAAAAATAAAAACATGCAGATTATTGCCTCCGACAAATCGCGTCTTGCAAAAATTATAAATAACAAGTGGGTACAACATCTCTCTTACTGGACTTTTTATTTACTCTTTTTTATGCTTACATGGGGAAGTTACGATATGAATTTTCGGAAAACAATGATGGTAGAATTAATAAGTCTACCAGCTAAAATTGTTTTAGTTTACTGGATCATCTATTATCTTTTTCCTGTTTTTTTATACAAACAATATGTTTGGAAATTTATACTATTCTTTGGTTTATCCTTGTTTATAGTAGCAGTAATAGGACGTTTTTTAGATAATTACATCATTTTAAAATATTACCATATACAATTTAAAATATTACCAGTTTTTGATTTCATACAAATTATCAGAAATATGATTAATCTTGGAACGGTGTTGGCCATTCCATTTATCATTAAACTGATAGAATATGTAAACCATGTACAACAAAACGAACAATTATTGCAAAGAGAAAAGCTAAAAGCCGAACTTAGCTTTTTAAAAAATCAGATTCAACCTCATTTTCTTTTCAATACCCTAAACAGCCTGTATTCTTTAATCCTAAAAAAATCAGATCAGTCTTTGGATGTTATTCTAAAACTTTCGGAATTACTGCGTTACATGCTTTACGAAACCAACTCCACTCAGGTTGATTTACAAAAAGAAATTAACAGTATTAAAAGCTATATGGAGCTGGAAAAAATCCGTTATGGTGAAAGAATAGAGCTGAGCTTAAACATTTGGGGAAATATAGGCACCAACAAAATTGCTCCCTTGATTATTCTTCCCTTTATAGAAAATAGCTTTAAGCACAGCACCAAAGGTTTTAATGGACAAGCTTGGATTACTATTGATATTGGCATTAAAGAGAATCTATTAAAATTAAATATTGAAAATAGCCTTCCTATATCGAGTTCCGATCAAAAATCAATTGTTGGGGGCATTGGTTTGCAAAACGTAAAAAGGAGGTTATCTTTAATCTATCCCGAAAAACACGATTTAAAAGTGGATGTAAATGAGGAATCGTATTGTGTACATTTAAATTTAGAACTGCAATGA
- a CDS encoding LytTR family DNA-binding domain-containing protein: protein MKIKCLIVDDEDLAIDVIEEYINRIDYLQLEGKCKSAVKALSVLNSQQIDLLFLDIQMPGLTGIQLLRNLSNPPSVIFTTAYSEFALESYELEALDYLIKPIPFERFIKAVNRYFKLKNHNFRIPEKKEENRSEQAFIFVKSEKRMVKVFLHEIIYIESQRNYVSIFLENNQEVHTLNTISNIEEKLPENNFLRIHRSFIVAINKIVSYSSANIEIKNTQIPIGRNYKTMVMDVLERNAIK from the coding sequence ATGAAGATAAAATGTTTGATTGTTGATGATGAAGATTTGGCTATTGATGTAATTGAAGAATACATTAACAGAATTGATTATCTGCAACTAGAAGGAAAATGTAAAAGTGCAGTTAAAGCTTTATCTGTTTTAAACTCACAACAAATCGACTTACTCTTTTTAGACATACAAATGCCAGGTTTAACAGGAATTCAACTCTTAAGAAATCTTTCAAACCCTCCAAGCGTTATTTTCACAACTGCCTATTCGGAGTTTGCACTGGAAAGTTACGAACTGGAAGCTCTGGATTACTTGATAAAACCAATTCCTTTCGAGCGATTTATAAAAGCAGTAAACCGATATTTTAAACTTAAAAATCACAATTTTCGTATCCCAGAAAAAAAAGAAGAAAACAGGAGCGAACAGGCATTTATCTTTGTAAAATCGGAAAAAAGAATGGTGAAGGTATTTCTTCATGAAATTATATATATCGAAAGCCAAAGAAACTATGTTTCCATATTTTTAGAAAACAATCAGGAGGTGCATACCCTTAACACAATTAGTAATATTGAAGAGAAATTACCCGAAAATAATTTTCTGCGAATACACCGTTCGTTTATTGTTGCAATAAACAAAATTGTAAGCTACTCATCGGCAAATATCGAGATAAAAAATACACAAATTCCTATAGGTCGTAACTACAAAACTATGGTTATGGATGTTTTGGAACGTAATGCGATTAAGTAG
- a CDS encoding DMT family transporter, with the protein MRYFLMILILLVGCLMPIQASVNAKLGSFLKAPLLAALVNFIVGSIILILMVLITRPSNNLLQTIKTAPLHTWMGGLIGAIYVSSVIFLVPRLGAALSFALIVAGQLVFSLAIDHFGLFGIPVQPVNWGRILGVFLILGGVFVIQKF; encoded by the coding sequence ATGAGATATTTCCTAATGATTTTGATTTTACTGGTTGGATGTTTAATGCCAATACAGGCAAGTGTTAATGCCAAATTAGGATCTTTTCTAAAAGCACCTCTACTAGCTGCTTTGGTGAATTTTATAGTGGGAAGTATTATCCTTATTCTTATGGTGCTGATAACACGGCCTTCAAATAATCTTTTACAAACGATAAAGACAGCTCCTTTGCATACTTGGATGGGGGGACTTATTGGTGCAATTTATGTTTCTTCGGTAATATTTTTGGTTCCTAGATTGGGTGCAGCATTAAGTTTTGCTTTAATTGTTGCAGGACAGTTAGTTTTTTCCCTTGCAATAGATCATTTTGGATTGTTTGGAATCCCTGTCCAACCTGTTAATTGGGGAAGAATTCTTGGTGTATTTCTAATATTGGGTGGTGTTTTTGTAATTCAGAAGTTTTAG